A single window of Danio rerio strain Tuebingen ecotype United States chromosome 15, GRCz12tu, whole genome shotgun sequence DNA harbors:
- the LOC141377783 gene encoding uncharacterized protein, producing the protein MCFLIPVVTNTRKTREVRCRRNPHNLRSIHVSTISQLSLSVGLWNCQSAVNKADFITSIATYSDYNLMALTETWLRPEDTATHATLSANFSFSHTPRQTGRGGGTGLLISKEWKFTLIPSLPTISSFEFHAVTIIHPFYINVVVIYRPPGDFNIYVDKPQAADFQTLLASFDLKRAPTSATHKSGNQLDLIYTRHCFTDQTIVTPLQISDHFLLSLNIHITPEPPHTPTLVTFRRNLRSLSPNRLSTIVSDSLPPSRKLTALDSNSATNTLCSTLASCLDRLCPLASRPARASPPAPWLSDALREHRSKLRAAERIWRKTKNPAHLLTYQTLLSSFSAEVTSAKQTYYRLKINNATNPRLLFKTFSSLLYPPPPPASSTLTTDDFATFFCTKTAKISAQFAAPTTNTQDTTPTPHTLTSFSQLSESEVSKLVLSSHATTCPLDPIPSHLLQAISPAVIPTLTHIINTSLDSGLFPTTFKQARVTPLLKKPNLDHTLLENYRPVSLLPFMAKILEKVVFNQVLDFLTQNNLMDNKQSGFKKGHSTETALLSVVEDLRLAKADSKSSVLILLDLSAAFDTVNHQILLSTLESLGVAGTVIQWFRSYLSDRSFRVSWRGEVSNLQHLNTGVPQGSVLGPLLFSIYTSSLGPVIQRHGFSYHCYADDTQLYLSFHPDDPSVPARISACLLDISHWMKDHHLQLNLAKTEMLVVSANPTLHHNFSIQMDGATITASKMVKSLGVTIDDQLNFSDHISRTARSCRFALYNIRKIRPFLSEHAAQLLVQALVLSKLDYCNSLLAGLPANSIKPLQLFQNAAARVVFNEPKRAHVTPLLVRLHWLPVAARIKFKTLMFAYKVTSGLAPSYLHSLLQIYVPSRNLRSVNERRLVVPSQRGKKSLSRTLTLNLPSWWNELPNCIRTAESLAIFKKRLKTQLFSLHFTS; encoded by the exons atgtgttttctaattcctgttgttactaacactcgcaaaacacgggaggtgcgctgcaggcgtaatcctcacaaccttcgttcaatacatgtatctactatttcacaactctctctctccgtgggcctctggaattgtcaatcagctgttaacaaggctgattttattacctccatagctacatattctgactataatctcatggctctaactgagacctggttgaggccggaggacactgctacacatgctactctttctgctaatttctctttttcccacactcctcgtcagacagggagagggggtgggactggactactaatttccaaagaatggaaatttactctgataccgtccctgccaacaatcagctcctttgaattccatgcagtcaccattatccaccccttctacataaatgtggttgtcatctaccgcccaccag gtgacttcaacatttacgttgacaaaccgcaagctgcagactttcagactctgcttgcctcttttgacctaaaaagagcacctacttctgctacccacaaatcaggtaatcagctagaccttatttacacacgacactgcttcactgatcaaacaatagtaactccactacaaatatctgatcatttccttctgtctctcaacatccacattactcctgagccgccacacactccaacactggttacctttcgcagaaacctacgatctctctcacccaatagactatccactattgtttcagactctcttcctccatctcgcaaactcactgcacttgattcgaacagtgccactaatacactctgctccacactagcatcatgtctagaccgattatgtcctcttgcatccaggccagcccgtgccagtcctcctgcaccctggctctcggatgctctccgtgagcatcgctcaaaacttcgggctgcagagagaatttggcggaaaactaaaaatcctgcacatctcttaacataccaaactcttctgtcctctttctcagctgaggttacttctgcaaagcagacgtattaccgtctgaaaatcaacaatgccactaatcctcgcctactttttaaaacattttcctccctcctctatcctcctcctccacccgcatcctccacacttactactgatgactttgctacattcttctgcaccaaaactgcaaaaatcagtgctcaatttgctgcacctacaacaaacacgcaagatacaacaccaacaccacacacactcacctctttttctcagctctctgagtctgaggtgtccaaacttgtgctatctagccatgcaaccacctgtccactcgatcccattccctctcatctcttgcaagccatctctcctgcagtcataccaacactgactcacataattaacacatctcttgactctggtttattccccactacatttaagcaggctagggtaaccccactgctaaagaaacccaacctggaccatacgctacttgaaaactacagaccagtatccctgcttccattcatggccaagattctggagaaagtagtgttcaatcaagtcctggactttcttactcaaaacaatctcatggacaacaagcaatccggctttaagaaaggccactcaactgagactgccctgctctcggtcgtggaggatctcagactggctaaagcagactctaaatcatcagtcctcattttgctggacttgtcagctgcttttgacactgtcaaccaccagatcctgctatctacgcttgagtcactgggcgttgcgggcactgttatacaatggtttagatcttacctctctgacaggtcattcagggtgtcttggaggggagaggtgtccaacctacagcatctaaacactggggtacctcaaggctctgttcttgggccacttctcttctccatctacacatcatctctaggaccagtcatccagagacatggattctcctaccactgctatgctgatgacacccagctatacctctcttttcatcctgatgatccctcggttccagctcgtatctcagcctgcctgttggatatttcacactggatgaaagatcatcatcttcagctgaacctcgcaaaaacggaaatgcttgtagtttctgccaacccgactctacaccataacttttcaatccagatggatggggcaaccattactgcatccaaaatggtgaaaagccttggagtaacgattgatgaccaactaaacttctctgaccacatttctagaactgctcgatcgtgcagatttgcactctataacatcagaaagatccgacccttcttatctgaacatgcagctcaactccttgttcaagctcttgttctctccaaactggattactgcaactctctactagctgggcttccagctaactctatcaagcctcttcaactgttccagaatgcagcagcacgagttgtcttcaatgaacctaaacgagcacatgtcactccgctgctagtccgtttgcactggctgccagttgctgctcgcatcaaattcaaaactctgatgtttgcctacaaagtgacttctggcctagcaccttcttatctgcactcacttctgcagatctatgtgccctccagaaacttgcgttctgtgaatgaacgtcgcctcgtggttccatcccaaagagggaaaaaatcactttcgcgaacgctcacgctcaatctgcccagttggtggaatgaactccctaactgcatcagaacagcagagtcactcgctattttcaagaaacgactaaaaactcaactatttagtctccacttcacttcctaa
- the il10ra gene encoding interleukin-10 receptor subunit alpha precursor (The RefSeq protein has 2 substitutions compared to this genomic sequence) — MDWTLWICFLVCCTPGLIAGEQKKLNLTFDIWEGNVTVLWDPPNKAPVPAFYQVKLALDTGPHAKWNIVQECDMITETKCNLGNFIFKPTMKVKIELISGNNESSWLVIRRIRLDYIKLLSPDFDLFSGPNTVKVKIHRKPFLKELFPYGLSYSAILYPRGQESKAKTLSDDDDEDGEVEFTDLSYWQTYCVRVRLEITSIAVSNTSLPRCIHPPTDLSVVISIGVIGVVGVITLFMLFVCFFLRRPGKMPAVLKLAVNGWLPMNVGQTEVESVTQKGWLLNSNKIAEKTKAFDEIEELSEDEKERRESTDSGVSIGQQDSIKNRPQREEDSGCGSLTGTEDSLSSGRRSLEELPFLDGGGNSSSVEGTREDSGLGIQTQDISDKPKPMHDDLLSEIVVIGDGYRSQSPSAEAETETTIQCDEDANMVSRTNGYRSGQVTCLCSDSETCMWCKTRKHLTDCDSFSHKQTVNDNDRSSYLKKSPLETVNMFGLDDLSCHSDKTEESSLFITCPLLLKEPYKLDTLPLTLGDVELTFT; from the exons ATGGATTGGACCTTGTGGATTTGTTTTCTAGTCTGCTGTACCCCAGGATTGATAGCAG GTGAGCAGAAGAAATTAAATCTGACGTTCGACATATGGGAGGGAAATGTAACTGTTCTGTGGGATCCCCCCAATAAAGCCCCCGTACCTGCCTTTTATCAAGTAAAACTAGCACT AGACACTGGTCCTCATGCTAAATGGAACATTGTGCAAGAATGTGACATGATTACAGAAACTAAATGTAATCTTGGAAACTTTATATTCAAACCTACAATGAAAGTAAAAATTGAACTGATAAGTGGAAATAACGAATCTTCGTGGTTGGTGATAAGAAGGATTCGTTTAGATTATA TTAAGCTGTTGTCTCCAGACTTTGACCTGTTCTCAGGGCCAAATACGGTGAAGGTTAAGATTCACAGAAAGCCATTTCTCAAAGAGCTTTTTCCATATGGACTAAGTTACTCTGCCATTCTGTATCCGAGAGGACAGGAGAGTAAG GCTAAAACAttgagtgatgatgatgatgaagatggtgaagTGGAGTTTACTGATTTATCATATTGGCAAACGTATTGTGTTCGTGTGAGATTGGAGATCACATCTATTGCAGTGAGCAACACCTCATTGCCACGCTGCATACATCCACCAACAG ATTTGTCAGTGGTGATCTCCATCGGAGTTATTGGTGTAGTCGGAGTCATAACCTTATTCATGTTATTTGTCTGTTTCTTCCTGAGGCGTCCTGGTAAAATGCCCGCTGTTCTG aaaTTGGCTGTGAATGGCTGGCTCCCAATGAATGTAGGACAAACCGAGGTGGAATCGGTCACTCAGAAGGGATGGCTACTGAACAGCAACAAAATCGCAGAAAAGACCAAAGCATTCGATGAAATAGAGGAGCTTTCTGAGGATGAAAAAGAGAGAAGGGAAAGCACTGACAGCGGCGTGAGCATCGGCCAGCAGGACTCGATCAAAAACAGACCGCAAAGAGAGGAGGACAGCGGCTGTGGGAGTCTCACAGGAACCGAGGACAGCCTTAGCAGTGGAAGAAGAAGCCTTGAGGAGCTTCCTTTCCTGGATGGAGGAGGAAACAGCAGTAGTGTTGAAGGAACAAGAGAGGACAGTGGATTGGGAATTCAAACCCAAGATATTTCTGACAAACCCAAGCCTATGCATGATGATCTCTTATCTGAGATTGTAGTAATTGGGGATGGGTATCGTAGTCAGAGTCCTTCAGCTGAGGCTGAAACCGAAACAACCATTCAATGTGATGAAGACGCTAATATGGTTAGTCGCATCAATGGCTATCGATCTGGTCAAGTCACATGCTTGTGTTCTGACTCCGAAACTTGCATGTGGTGCAAAACCAGGAAGCACCTTACAGACTGTGATTCCTTTTCTCACGAACAAACTGTTAATGACAATGATAGATCAAGCTATTTGAAAAAATCTCCTTTAGAGACTGTGAATATGTTTGGACTGGACGATCTATCCTGCCATTCAGACAAAACAGAGGAGTCGTCACTTTTCATTACATGTCCACTACTTTTAAAAGAGCCTTACAAGCTGGACACTTTGCCTCTTACATTAGGAGACGTAGAGCTGACATTTACGTGA